A region of Desulfolithobacter dissulfuricans DNA encodes the following proteins:
- the gatC gene encoding Asp-tRNA(Asn)/Glu-tRNA(Gln) amidotransferase subunit GatC, which produces MNITKQEVEKVARLARLELSDAEMERVTRQLDSILGYVAKLDELDTGSVVPTTHTQQLVNAFRDDEIKPSLPREKALANAPRDNGESFVVPRIIS; this is translated from the coding sequence ATGAATATAACAAAACAGGAAGTGGAAAAGGTGGCCCGGCTTGCACGGCTGGAGCTGTCCGATGCGGAGATGGAGCGCGTGACCCGGCAACTTGACTCCATCCTTGGCTACGTGGCCAAGCTCGATGAGCTGGATACCGGGAGCGTGGTTCCCACCACCCATACCCAGCAGCTGGTCAACGCCTTTCGCGACGATGAGATCAAGCCCTCCCTGCCCCGGGAAAAGGCCCTGGCCAATGCGCCCCGGGATAATGGCGAGTCCTTTGTCGTACCCAGGATCATCAGTTAG
- a CDS encoding response regulator, with protein MGSKILIADDDDLVRMAVEKILLMFNHEVIAVSSGREVLEKVNDDFDVILLDINMPDMDGFETLEGINNKKLDIPVLFLTGAGSMDYAVKAINLGAYDFMTKPIEDLELFHVKIRRAIEKRNYVRQEKIYRQSLEEEVRDKTRELAEKNILLEKYSHHLENATVQIMSSLQAAMEEKDEYTAGHTRRVTEYSMMLAEKIQLPEEEYVILRRASQFHDIGKLVIDLSCIQKPGSLTAEEWELIRKHPEVGASIIEPLTFMERERHIIRHHHERLDGKGYPDGIGENDLDILTRIITIADSYDAMTSRRNYRRNLTRVEAVAELRNCAGTQFDPELVEEFAEVVLSAQSLYKQ; from the coding sequence ATGGGTTCCAAAATTCTCATAGCTGATGACGATGATCTTGTCCGTATGGCGGTGGAGAAGATCCTGCTCATGTTCAACCATGAAGTGATAGCCGTTTCATCCGGCCGCGAGGTTCTTGAAAAGGTCAACGACGACTTTGACGTCATTTTGCTCGACATCAATATGCCGGATATGGACGGTTTTGAAACCCTGGAGGGAATCAACAATAAAAAGCTCGATATACCGGTCCTTTTCCTGACCGGGGCCGGTTCCATGGATTATGCGGTCAAGGCCATCAACCTGGGGGCCTATGACTTCATGACCAAACCCATCGAAGACCTGGAACTGTTCCACGTCAAGATCCGCCGGGCCATCGAAAAGCGCAACTATGTCCGCCAGGAAAAAATCTACCGCCAGAGCCTGGAAGAGGAGGTCCGTGACAAGACAAGGGAACTGGCGGAAAAGAATATTCTCCTTGAGAAGTACAGCCATCACCTGGAAAACGCCACCGTCCAGATCATGTCCAGTCTCCAGGCCGCCATGGAAGAGAAGGACGAGTATACGGCCGGGCATACCCGCCGGGTAACCGAATACTCGATGATGCTGGCGGAAAAGATACAGCTCCCCGAGGAGGAGTACGTGATTCTCCGGCGGGCCTCCCAGTTCCATGATATCGGCAAGCTGGTCATCGATCTCTCCTGTATCCAGAAGCCGGGCAGTCTCACGGCCGAGGAATGGGAACTTATCCGCAAGCATCCGGAAGTGGGGGCCAGTATCATCGAACCGCTCACCTTCATGGAGCGGGAACGCCATATCATCAGACACCACCATGAGCGTCTCGACGGCAAGGGCTATCCCGATGGTATAGGTGAAAACGATCTCGATATCCTCACCCGGATCATCACCATTGCCGACAGCTACGATGCCATGACCTCACGCCGAAACTACCGTCGCAATCTCACCCGGGTGGAAGCCGTGGCTGAACTTCGAAACTGTGCCGGAACCCAGTTTGATCCGGAACTGGTCGAAGAGTTTGCCGAGGTTGTCCTTTCTGCCCAGTCGCTGTATAAACAGTAA
- a CDS encoding 5-formyltetrahydrofolate cyclo-ligase, with protein sequence MNHTGPDRQTLRRQVLERRRSQSPEEQEEKSRRIMENLLSLPETDQAETIFAYVNFRDEVRTTGFIDRCLAMGKVVSVPLTIVRPPGLLAVRITDPAGDLTPGYCGIPEPLPELAVRQSVDPAAIDLVLVPGSVFDSRGGRLGYGGGFYDRFLCHQAPRAKRIGLAYELQVVDRVPVEPHDQLMDMVVTEKRILTCRS encoded by the coding sequence GTGAACCATACAGGCCCGGATCGACAGACGCTGCGCAGGCAGGTGCTTGAACGGCGCCGTTCCCAGAGCCCGGAGGAACAGGAAGAGAAGAGTCGCCGCATTATGGAAAATCTTCTCAGCCTGCCCGAAACTGACCAGGCAGAAACCATATTTGCCTATGTCAATTTCCGTGACGAGGTCCGGACCACAGGGTTTATCGACCGATGTCTGGCTATGGGCAAGGTGGTGTCCGTACCGCTGACCATTGTCCGGCCGCCGGGACTGCTCGCGGTCCGGATAACCGATCCGGCCGGGGATCTTACGCCCGGTTACTGTGGGATACCGGAACCACTGCCCGAACTGGCAGTCCGCCAGAGTGTGGATCCGGCCGCCATTGATCTGGTCCTGGTGCCTGGTTCGGTTTTTGACAGTCGGGGAGGGCGGCTTGGTTACGGAGGTGGCTTCTATGACCGGTTTCTCTGCCATCAGGCTCCCCGGGCGAAGCGGATAGGGCTTGCCTATGAGCTGCAGGTGGTGGACAGGGTACCGGTGGAACCCCATGATCAACTGATGGACATGGTGGTCACCGAGAAGCGGATTCTTACATGCAGGAGCTAA
- a CDS encoding NADH-quinone oxidoreductase subunit N: MTQTVVTWAAFEPVLPEMLLVGVGIGLVFMDLFFRKQRELLPWLTILGSLTVLGMVLGERYTSGFGGMFLTDSYGVFFKVICLMGLIMTALMSEHHNRVQGLHQGEYYSLMVFSAVGMMIMASAGDLMVLYLGLELMALSVYCLVGMLKGDQRASEAAVKYFLMGGFASAILLYGMSLLYGLTGTTSITGIASYINDTGLIANPVLLGALGLLIVGFCFKTAVAPFHFWTPDVYEGAPTTVTAFMSVGPKAAGFAVFGRVLVQGFPELHGQWGTLLAFLALLTMAVGNITALSQTSIKRMLAYSAIAHAGYALLGVLAGTPEGLSATMNYLLIYGFMNMGAFAILVLLAGKDNRRESLDDYRGLARSNPLAAMLMLIFMFSLTGIPPMAGFIGKFYLIKAALGAGYTGTVIGAVIFSTISAYYYLRVVRYMYMSDPQGTLELSYSPGISAVLGLALLGVIGLGLAPGTVIGRAAMSLLGQ, encoded by the coding sequence ATGACGCAAACAGTTGTCACCTGGGCTGCTTTTGAACCGGTCCTGCCGGAAATGCTGCTGGTGGGGGTCGGAATCGGGCTGGTCTTCATGGACCTGTTTTTCAGGAAACAGCGGGAGCTTCTGCCCTGGCTGACCATTCTCGGCAGCCTCACTGTGCTGGGCATGGTGCTGGGAGAGCGGTACACCAGCGGCTTTGGCGGGATGTTTCTCACTGACTCCTATGGCGTTTTTTTCAAGGTAATCTGCCTGATGGGGCTGATCATGACCGCCCTGATGAGCGAGCACCATAACCGGGTCCAGGGCCTTCACCAGGGCGAGTACTACAGCCTGATGGTTTTTTCCGCCGTGGGCATGATGATCATGGCCTCGGCCGGCGACCTGATGGTCCTCTATCTGGGACTGGAGCTGATGGCCCTGTCGGTCTACTGCCTGGTGGGTATGCTCAAGGGGGACCAGCGGGCCAGCGAGGCAGCGGTGAAATATTTTCTCATGGGCGGCTTTGCCTCGGCGATCCTGCTCTACGGTATGTCCCTGCTCTACGGGTTGACCGGAACCACCAGTATCACGGGAATCGCCAGCTATATCAACGATACCGGCCTGATCGCCAATCCGGTCCTTCTCGGCGCCCTTGGTCTGCTGATCGTCGGCTTCTGTTTCAAGACCGCAGTGGCCCCATTCCATTTCTGGACCCCGGATGTGTACGAGGGGGCCCCGACGACGGTGACCGCCTTCATGTCGGTGGGACCCAAGGCGGCCGGGTTTGCCGTCTTCGGCCGGGTCCTCGTCCAGGGTTTTCCGGAACTGCACGGCCAGTGGGGTACCCTGCTCGCCTTTCTCGCCCTGCTGACCATGGCAGTGGGAAATATCACAGCCCTGTCCCAGACCTCGATCAAGCGGATGCTGGCCTACTCGGCCATTGCCCATGCCGGTTACGCCCTGCTCGGAGTCCTGGCCGGTACCCCGGAGGGTCTGTCCGCTACCATGAATTACCTGCTCATCTACGGCTTCATGAACATGGGCGCCTTTGCCATCCTGGTCCTGCTGGCCGGCAAGGATAACCGGCGGGAATCGCTCGACGATTACCGGGGTCTTGCCAGGAGCAATCCCCTGGCCGCCATGCTGATGCTCATCTTCATGTTTTCTCTCACCGGTATTCCGCCCATGGCAGGATTCATCGGCAAGTTCTATCTCATCAAGGCGGCGCTGGGCGCCGGCTACACCGGGACGGTCATAGGCGCCGTCATCTTCAGCACCATCTCGGCCTACTATTACCTGCGGGTGGTGCGTTACATGTACATGAGTGACCCGCAGGGGACACTCGAACTCAGCTATTCTCCGGGTATCTCAGCCGTACTCGGGTTGGCACTGCTTGGGGTTATAGGTCTTGGCCTGGCCCCTGGCACAGTGATTGGCCGGGCAGCGATGTCGCTGCTTGGTCAATAG
- a CDS encoding histone deacetylase family protein, which yields MRKTAVYRDDLFLEHEPGISHPESPDRLRVIYEQLDRDEIGSRFFYPEFAPATAGDIIRNHDRELYERVAETAGRSHDYLDADTQTSARSYDAAMLAAGAVIDGIRRLHDGEMDNGFCLVRPPGHHAEKDRSMGFCLFNNVAVGARWAQANLGLERIFIVDWDLHHGNGTQHSFYETDRVLYCSTHQFPYYPGTGAVMETGRESGEGFTVNVPLSGGQGDMEYARIFNELIAPVARRFEPQLILVSCGFDIYDGDPLGAMKVTPAGFAYLTRVMVNLAEKLCEGRLLVTLEGGYNLRGMRDGALAVLEELCGEQLGAKPWLDPTTAENLSSSAVQLASLDQAMNVTRSYWKI from the coding sequence ATGCGCAAGACAGCAGTTTACCGAGACGATCTCTTTCTGGAACATGAACCCGGCATCAGCCATCCAGAATCACCGGACCGTCTGCGGGTCATCTATGAACAACTGGATCGGGACGAGATCGGCTCCCGTTTCTTCTATCCCGAGTTTGCACCGGCAACAGCCGGGGATATTATCCGCAACCATGATCGGGAGCTCTATGAGCGGGTGGCCGAGACCGCCGGCAGGAGTCACGATTACCTGGACGCCGATACCCAGACCTCGGCCCGTTCCTATGACGCGGCCATGCTGGCCGCCGGAGCGGTGATCGATGGTATCAGGCGGCTACACGACGGCGAGATGGATAATGGTTTCTGCCTGGTTCGTCCGCCGGGCCACCATGCGGAAAAGGACCGCTCCATGGGCTTTTGCCTGTTTAACAACGTGGCGGTTGGTGCCCGCTGGGCCCAGGCCAACCTGGGCCTGGAACGGATATTTATAGTCGACTGGGATCTCCATCACGGCAACGGGACCCAACACAGCTTTTATGAAACCGACAGGGTTCTGTACTGCTCGACCCACCAGTTTCCCTATTATCCCGGCACCGGGGCGGTGATGGAGACTGGCCGGGAGAGTGGCGAGGGATTTACGGTTAACGTCCCCCTGTCGGGAGGACAGGGGGATATGGAGTATGCCCGCATATTCAACGAGCTGATAGCACCGGTGGCCCGGAGGTTCGAGCCGCAGCTTATCCTTGTCTCCTGCGGATTCGATATCTATGATGGCGACCCCCTGGGAGCCATGAAGGTCACCCCGGCCGGTTTTGCCTACCTGACCAGGGTTATGGTCAACCTGGCTGAAAAACTCTGCGAAGGCCGGCTGCTGGTTACCCTGGAGGGAGGTTACAATCTGCGGGGTATGCGGGACGGCGCCCTGGCGGTCCTTGAGGAGCTTTGCGGTGAACAGCTCGGAGCAAAGCCATGGCTTGATCCGACCACGGCCGAGAATCTGTCCAGTTCGGCGGTCCAGCTCGCCTCTCTGGATCAGGCCATGAATGTGACCAGATCATACTGGAAAATATAA
- the cmk gene encoding (d)CMP kinase, translating to MSQAERKLEVVTIDGPSGVGKSTVSRLLASRLGYTYLDTGAMYRAVALACKRAGVDVRDEEPVARLLDTLDIQLLPPDEEDGDVRVLINGEELGLELRSPETGMLASTVSALRPVRDRLTRMQQEIGRQGKVVAEGRDTGTVVFPDAAWKFFLDASPEERARRRIGQLRARGVEVDEKEILEQIIQRDRDDRERPIAPLKPAPDAVVIDSSTMDAGKVVETMLAHIRRSVPGQV from the coding sequence ATGTCGCAGGCTGAGCGGAAACTGGAGGTCGTCACCATCGACGGCCCTTCCGGGGTCGGCAAATCCACGGTCAGTCGCCTGCTGGCCTCCCGACTGGGCTACACCTACCTCGACACCGGCGCCATGTATCGGGCCGTGGCCCTGGCCTGCAAGCGGGCCGGGGTGGATGTCCGGGACGAAGAACCGGTGGCCCGGTTACTCGATACCCTGGATATCCAGCTCCTGCCTCCGGACGAAGAGGACGGGGATGTGCGGGTTCTGATCAACGGCGAAGAACTGGGGCTGGAACTGCGCAGCCCGGAAACCGGGATGCTGGCCTCGACGGTTTCGGCCCTGCGGCCGGTACGGGACAGACTGACCCGCATGCAGCAGGAGATCGGCCGCCAGGGAAAGGTTGTCGCCGAAGGACGGGATACCGGGACCGTAGTCTTTCCCGATGCGGCCTGGAAGTTCTTTCTTGATGCCAGCCCCGAAGAGCGGGCCAGGCGGCGTATCGGTCAGCTCAGAGCCCGGGGGGTGGAGGTCGATGAAAAGGAGATCCTTGAACAGATAATCCAGCGGGACCGCGACGACCGGGAACGGCCCATAGCGCCCCTGAAACCGGCCCCTGATGCGGTGGTGATCGATTCCTCGACCATGGATGCCGGGAAGGTGGTGGAAACTATGCTGGCCCATATCCGCCGGTCAGTACCGGGGCAGGTCTGA
- the gatA gene encoding Asp-tRNA(Asn)/Glu-tRNA(Gln) amidotransferase subunit GatA yields MELHALTLLQARKLLEQGDITALQLTEALLERIDAVEDRVKAYLHLDRDGALARAAEADSERREGRAGALCGLPLSIKDVLCTEGLPTTCGSRMLENFIPPYDATVIRRLKEEGAVLLGKVAMDEFAMGSTSENCAFKVPENPWKPGYVAGGSSGGSAASVAAGECLASLGSDTGGSIRQPASLCSVVGMKPTYGRVSRFGLVAFASSLDQVGPLARDVADCALLMNVISGYDPRDSTSVNRPVPDYTASLKDGLGGIRIGVPVEYFGAGLDPEVEKTVRAGIDMLREAGAEIVEVSLPHTQYCVAVYYLIAPAEASSNLARFDGVRYGYRNMEADSLIDMYCRSRSEGFGDEVKRRILIGTYALSAGYYDAYYKKASQVRTLIMEDYQKVFSSCDLVVSPVTPTPAWKIGYKSDDPLAHYLSDILTISANLAGVPGISVPAGFSSDGLPIGIQMQAAHFNEEVLLRAAWNLEQRAGVREKKPQL; encoded by the coding sequence ATGGAACTACATGCACTGACTCTGCTCCAGGCCAGGAAACTGCTGGAACAGGGTGATATAACAGCCCTGCAACTCACCGAGGCTCTGCTTGAGCGGATCGATGCGGTGGAGGACCGGGTCAAGGCCTATCTGCATCTGGACCGGGACGGGGCTCTGGCCCGGGCCGCCGAGGCGGACAGCGAACGCAGGGAGGGGAGGGCAGGGGCCCTTTGCGGTCTGCCCCTTTCCATCAAGGATGTGCTCTGCACTGAGGGGTTGCCCACCACCTGCGGCTCCAGGATGCTGGAGAATTTCATTCCGCCCTATGACGCCACCGTAATCAGGCGCCTGAAAGAGGAAGGGGCGGTGCTGCTTGGCAAGGTGGCCATGGATGAGTTCGCCATGGGCTCCACCAGTGAGAACTGCGCCTTCAAGGTCCCGGAGAACCCCTGGAAACCTGGCTATGTGGCTGGAGGGTCCAGTGGTGGATCGGCCGCCTCGGTGGCCGCGGGAGAGTGTCTGGCCTCGCTGGGTTCGGATACCGGCGGCTCCATCCGCCAGCCGGCCTCGCTCTGTTCGGTGGTCGGAATGAAGCCCACCTATGGCCGGGTATCCCGTTTCGGGCTGGTGGCCTTTGCCTCCTCCCTGGACCAGGTCGGTCCCCTGGCCCGGGATGTGGCCGATTGCGCCCTGCTGATGAACGTGATCAGCGGCTACGACCCCCGGGACTCCACCTCGGTCAACCGTCCGGTACCCGACTATACCGCCAGTCTCAAGGATGGACTCGGGGGAATCCGGATCGGTGTGCCGGTGGAATATTTCGGCGCAGGGCTGGACCCTGAGGTGGAAAAGACGGTCCGGGCCGGTATCGACATGCTCCGGGAGGCCGGGGCTGAGATCGTCGAGGTCTCGCTGCCCCATACCCAGTACTGTGTGGCTGTCTACTACCTGATCGCCCCGGCCGAGGCCAGCTCCAACCTGGCCCGCTTCGACGGGGTCCGGTACGGCTACCGCAACATGGAGGCGGATTCCCTCATCGATATGTACTGCCGCAGCCGTTCCGAAGGATTCGGCGATGAAGTCAAGCGCCGCATTCTGATCGGAACCTACGCCCTCTCGGCCGGCTACTATGATGCCTATTACAAAAAGGCCTCCCAGGTCAGAACACTGATCATGGAGGATTACCAGAAAGTCTTTTCCAGCTGCGACCTGGTGGTTTCACCGGTTACCCCGACACCGGCCTGGAAGATTGGCTATAAGAGCGATGATCCTCTGGCCCACTACCTCTCGGATATTTTGACCATCTCCGCCAATCTGGCCGGAGTTCCCGGGATCTCGGTCCCGGCGGGATTTTCCAGCGACGGATTACCCATCGGTATCCAGATGCAGGCGGCCCATTTCAACGAGGAAGTACTGCTCCGGGCGGCCTGGAACCTGGAACAGCGGGCCGGAGTCAGGGAGAAAAAGCCACAGTTATAG
- the hisC gene encoding histidinol-phosphate transaminase, with the protein MKLHVADNIKAIVPYPPGKPLDELEREYGITDSIKLASNENPWGPSPLAVEAIQGCLTGLHRYPDGSSYYLTRAVADWVGCAPEEIVLGNGSNEVIEFLVKAFVQAGDEVITSHPSFLMYQKFVQVRGGENTVIPLRDMTHDLETISRAVSERTRLIFLDNPNNPCGTLISPERFEDFLRSLPETVIVVLDEAYVDFVDPAERIDVLSRIRKPDGIPAVVALRTFSKAFGLAGLRVGFGIMHRDIAELLHRVRQPFNINLPGQVGALAALKDTAHYEKTLNGTREGRQWLSEQVEELGCRAYPSHTNFFLIDVRGDATVLYESMLRQGVIVRSMKAYGFPDFIRITVGTEAENHRFVAALAKSLKELGYVAG; encoded by the coding sequence ATGAAACTCCACGTCGCAGATAATATTAAAGCCATCGTTCCCTATCCCCCCGGAAAGCCCCTGGACGAGCTGGAACGGGAATATGGGATAACCGATTCCATCAAGCTGGCCTCCAACGAAAACCCCTGGGGCCCTTCACCCCTGGCCGTGGAGGCGATCCAGGGCTGCCTCACCGGACTGCACCGCTATCCCGACGGGTCCAGCTATTACCTGACCAGGGCCGTGGCCGACTGGGTGGGTTGCGCGCCGGAAGAGATCGTTCTTGGCAACGGCTCCAACGAGGTGATTGAGTTCCTGGTCAAGGCCTTTGTCCAGGCCGGGGACGAGGTGATCACCAGTCATCCCTCATTTCTCATGTACCAGAAGTTTGTCCAGGTTCGGGGCGGGGAGAACACGGTCATACCCCTGCGGGACATGACCCATGATCTGGAGACCATAAGCCGGGCAGTGTCGGAGCGTACCCGGCTCATCTTTCTCGATAACCCCAACAATCCCTGCGGCACGTTGATTTCCCCGGAACGTTTTGAAGATTTTCTCCGCAGCCTGCCCGAGACCGTGATAGTGGTCCTGGACGAGGCCTACGTGGATTTTGTCGATCCCGCCGAGCGGATAGACGTCCTTTCCCGTATCCGAAAGCCCGATGGTATCCCGGCAGTGGTGGCGCTTAGGACCTTCAGCAAGGCCTTTGGCCTGGCCGGGCTGCGGGTGGGATTCGGGATAATGCACCGGGACATTGCCGAGTTGCTCCACCGGGTCCGCCAGCCGTTCAATATCAACCTGCCCGGACAGGTGGGGGCCCTGGCCGCCCTCAAGGACACGGCCCATTACGAAAAAACTCTGAACGGGACCAGGGAGGGACGGCAATGGCTCAGTGAGCAGGTGGAGGAGCTCGGCTGTCGGGCCTACCCCTCGCATACCAATTTTTTTCTCATCGATGTGCGCGGTGATGCGACCGTTCTCTACGAGTCCATGCTTCGCCAGGGGGTAATTGTCCGTTCCATGAAGGCCTACGGTTTTCCTGATTTCATCCGTATCACCGTGGGTACCGAGGCGGAAAACCACCGTTTTGTCGCTGCACTGGCCAAATCTCTCAAGGAGCTTGGCTATGTCGCAGGCTGA